The following are encoded together in the Primulina tabacum isolate GXHZ01 chromosome 18, ASM2559414v2, whole genome shotgun sequence genome:
- the LOC142532390 gene encoding secreted RxLR effector protein 161-like, translated as MDVKSAFLNGFLSDEVHVRQPKEFEYPHNLNHVYKLKKALYGLKQAPRAWYGRLTDYLLDIGFKQGEHTKTPMGSNEKLSKDVAAEDVDNTLYRSIIGSLLYLTASRLDLMFSVCLCARYQSNPKISHLKAVKRILRYIAGTIDLGLWYTHETNSNLVGFSDADWAGDLDDRKSTSGGCFYLGNNLISWHSIKQNCVSLSTAESEYVAAGSGCTQLLWMNQMIS; from the exons ATGGACGTTAAAAGTGCATTTTTGAATGGTTTCTTGAGTGATGAAGTACATGTTAGACAGCCTAAAGAATTCGAATATCCACACAATCTGAATCATGTGTACAAGTTGAAAAAGGCTCTCTATGGCTTGAAGCAAGCACCACGTGCTTGGTATGGCAGACTGACTGATTACCTACTTGACATTGGATTTAAACAAGGTGAG CACACGAAGACACCTATGGgctcaaatgaaaaattatctAAAGATGTTGCGGCCGAAGATGTTGATAACACCCTTTACCGCAGCATCATAGGAAGTCTTCTGTACTTGACCGCTAGTCGCCTAGACTTAATGTTTAGTGTTTGCTTGTGTGCTAGATACCAGTCTAATCCTAAGATCTCTCACTTAAAAGCCGTAAAACGTATCCTACGCTACATAGCCGGAACCATTGACTtaggattatggtatacgcacgAAACCAACTCAAATCTAGTAGGATTCTCAGACGCTGATTGGGCTGGGGATTTGGATGATAGAAAAAGCACATCTGGAGGTTGCTTTTACCTTGGAAATAACTTAATATCATGGCATAGTATAAAACAGAACTGTGTATCACTTTCAACTGCTGAATCCGAATATGTGGCAGCAGGAAGTGGTTGCACTCAACTCTTGTGGATGAACCAAATGATATCTTAA